agccaagatggtgccattgcaccactccagcctgggcaacaagagcaaaattcagcaaaaaaaaaaaaaaaaaaaaaaaaagaagaaaattataggaAAGCCACCAAGGTAGAAAGTTTCAAGGGAACTTAAGATTCAACTTCCTCTATGAGCCTGGGTAGCATCCTGCCCACGACATGATCAGTGACAGTATCTCATGGAGGCAGGAGGTGACATTTGTCCTGTCTCTGGCCCCAGGCCACCCTGTACTGCATTGGCGGCTTCTCCATAGGGAGGGGGTCGTATCTCAGACTCCAAACTTCATGAGGGCAGTGGGGATATCTGGATTTGCTCATCCCTGTATTTTCAGAGCCtcacacagtgcctggaacatgatAAACATTTAATACTATCTgtcaaaaacaaatgaatgaaagagtTGATGGAAAGAGCCAATCTTGCATTGAAGAGATATCCATGGTGGCCCTAAAACTACTCAAGCCAGACATCTCTTCAGCTCCACTGGAACTGAGCTGGTAGCAAATCATCACTCCACTCAGCAGAAGGTCAAGTGCACAAGTATTTAAATAGCACAAGGTCCCACACCCCATCCCAGGACAGCCCCCAGCATCCTGCTCCAACATAAGCAGAAAAAGACAATGAGGTGCGAACAGCTTCTCTCCTGGGATGGTTCCTGGGTGGCCTGCATTGCCACACAGCACATCAGGCTTTGATCCTGAAGGACAAGCCCCTAAAAGCCCTATTTCTCACCACAGTCTTAAAATCACCTGGAAAACATTCACCCAGACCCGCTGAATCAGCCTGTCCCAAGTGGCATGGGAACCCCTAAAGCTTGAAAACTCTGGCTCTATGGGACCCTCTCACTACATTTACTGTTGGGACCATGGGCCTCTCCACGGACATGTTTTCTGGGTGTTACACAGACAGATGCCCAATAAATGTCATCTGCAGGAACTGAATGGAGCTATATTTAGACTGATCTAAATGCCTAAATGCCTCCAGGAGCATTTAAAAATAGGCACGCATAAAGCAGATTCCCTTCCATGTCACAGGCCttgattttgaattattttattttatatatactttttgagacagtctcagactgtcgcccaggttggagtgcagcggtgcaatctcggctcactgcaacctccacctcccaggttcaagcgattctccttgcctcagcctcccaagtagctggtattacaggcgcctgccaccattcccggctaattttgttgtatttttagtagacacagggtttcactatgttggccaggctagtcttaaactcctgacttcgtgatccacctgcctcggccttccaaagtgctgggattacaagcgtgagccactgcacccagatgaTTTTGAATTCTTAGTGGTGTTCTTTGCAGCCTCCATCACAGTGTgtaattagtttctttttttgagatggagtctcgctctgttgcctaggctggagtacagtggcacaatcttggctcactgcaacctctgcctcctggttcaagtgattctcctgcctccgcctcctgatagctgggattacagggcgcgcatcaccatgcccagatcatttttgtatttttagtagagacagggtttcaccattttggccaggctggtctcaaactcctgacctcaggtgatccacccgccttggcctcccaaagtactgggattacaagggtgagccactgcacacagccagtttttctaattaatttttaatctatCATCTCCACTAGGCCATGAGCCCTAAGAGGACATTGTTTTGAGAGGGTATCCCCGGTGCCTGGCATACGCATGCAAGTCATGATTTatgttgatgaatgaatgaatgaatgaatgaatgaatggtggcTGGGTCTTCTGAGGCTCTAGAAATAGGGGTGAGAGGCCAGCCAGGTGTAGCATAAAGGGCTGGACAGGAAGGGAGAGGCCTTCTGGGATAGGATGGGAAGGAGGTTGCACCCCACTCCCTGAAGGTATCTATGAGTTCACATGGCCCAGGAATGGGGTTTGGGGGCCCTAGATGTAGACAGCTGTGGCAATGGAGGCCAAGGTTTTGGCCTGCTGTGGGGGTTACATTCACCTCCCCATCTCCACATGATGACAGCCTAGCATTTCTGAGGCAGTTCTGCTCAACCAGCCCAGGGACTACGGTCCCCAACTGCAATGCATCTGAAGCGTTGCCCAGGGAGcgtgttagaaatgcagattccccAGCCCCATCCCTTGAAGACTCCGATTCTGTAGGTCTGGGGTGAGGGGGGGCGCTGTAGGTCTTGCCTGAAGGTGAGTCTAAATCTGGCACACAGGTAAAGGATCACCATTCCTAAGGCAAGCAGGTGACACTGCCGGCAAATTGAGGTGAGACTTTTTCTGACCCACCCCTACACCAGAGGGTTGTCTGGGCTCTGGTTTGGATACAGACAGAATGCCAAGGGTTACGCCTGCTTCTCACTTGGAACTTGGCCTAAACCTCTCAGGAAGCTATCATTCTTCTATACCCCACTTCACCCTCTACCACCCACCACGAGCAGAGAGATTCGGGCGGGGCTTGGGCTGGCTGAGACCTATAGGAAGCGCATCCCCAGAGACCCGGCTTTCCCAGCCTCTCATCTCCTCCCTTCACAGCCCCACAGTTAAGAAATGTCCGGTCGAGCGCTTTTGGATTTGAGCATTGCTGGGTTTTTGCTTGTGTCTTGCTGAGACTTTTGAGTGGGCAGCAGTTCTGAATACCAGCCTTCATAGTCTGTTCTCTGATCTCAAGAATGCAAAAACTCTTctctcttttggattttttttctttttctttttcttttttttttttctttttggcttttaaaggaaACAATACGTTTGCtagaaaaacctcaaaaaaataatgattatataCAAAATGGTTATCTGAATGTGGATTCTGTACGGCAGTGAAAGCAACCCAGCTCAGGGTTCTATTTGCGCTTCCTCAGTATCAGGTACATCATGCCGCTGACGAAGGTGCAGGCGAACGCCACCCACGCCAGGATGTAGGAGTAGCCGTAGCTGCCGCCTTTGGTCATGTAATAGAACTGCATGTTTTTCTCGTGAATATCTTCACGCCTGTCTGTATAAATGGAGGCCGCAATCATGACACACAGACCTGTCAGGAAGAAAGGTGAATTTTGAATAAATCATGGACCACAGTGCACCCTGGGTACAAACTTCAGCTTTTACTCTTTGTTTATTACTATTTTGTtgaagagacaggattttgttatgtcacccaggctggtcttgaactcctgagttcaagcaatccgcctgccttggcctctcaaagtgctgggattacagacgtgagccaccgcggccagcctTAAGCTCTTGTTATtaataggtatttattttaagtctattggaaaaattaaaactgatgTTTTGTGGAAGGATATTGTCACCTACCCTGTAGATATTTTGCTTCCCATTCTTGCTGACTAAACCCAGTTTTGTTTGGGCAGCCACATCACCAACCCAGAGCGTGAACATAATTGGTCTAAGCCAGAGGTCAACAGATGTGCCCTGTAGACAGGAAGCAGTTTAGGTTTTCTGTGGGCCATAGTCACACAAGTCCACCACAGTTGCATGACAACACCCAtagaagatacaaaaatgaatgatAATGGTGGtgttacaataaaattttatttacaaaaacacgTGGCAGGCCAGATTTGACCTATGAGCCATAGTTTGCCAGCCTTCTTCTTGGCAATCTGGTTCCTGTTTACTTGTTACAGCCGATAGGTCAGTATGTGTACCAGTCCTGACCACAGAAAACCTTCACTGAAAAATATGACTCCCTGGGACAGGCActgtgactcactcctgtaatcccagcactttgcaaggccaaggcaggtggatcacctgaggtcaggagttcgagaccagcctggccaacacggtgaaacctcgtctctactaaaaatacaaaaaattagccaggcgtagtggcaggcgcctataatcccagctactagggaggctgacgcaggagaatcgcttgaactcaggaggtggaggttgcagtgagccaagatcgcaccattgcactccagcctggacaacaagagcgaaaacttcctctcaaaaaaaaaaaaagaaaaatacgaCAGCCTgaaaagagagagatgagggaGGAGAAAGCTTTTTTAAGTTGCTTTACTTTCTCTTGCTGACTGCTTTAGATATTGTAGGGGCAGGATGAAATGTCTGGAGTTGCAACAGCCTTTTTGGAGCCATGAAGAGGTCAACACCAACACTAAAGATGACAGAATAGAAGGATGGAATGAATGAGTGGAAGTGCTTGATGCTGACGCTGCCAAATCAGCTCTAGAACTTTTTCTACCTCCAGAGTACTTTTTACGTAAAAATAGTAACTATCTTTGCAAATGAAGACACAGTTAATTCGATTTTCTCTTACATAAGGCCAAAAGCACCCTAACTGTAATACTTGTGGtccctggccgggtgtggtgaatcacgcctgtaatcccagcactttgggaggttaaggcgggccaatcactggagcccaggagttccagaccagcctggccaacagagcaaaacctcatctctactaaaaatacaaaaattagctcagtatgatggtgcacaccttgtagtcccagctacttgggaggctgaggcacgagaatcacctgaacccggaaggcagaggttgcaaagagccacggtcgcaccactgcactccagcttgggcgacagagcaaaaccctatctcaaaaaataaaaaaagaaatacttgctGTCCCAATATTTACAGACATTCGAGCTAAGATGAGGTTAAGTGCTGTGGTTTTCCTTGGGGGACCTATACCTCTCCTGGCCAGGCAGTTTTGGTGGGACTGTCCTTCAAGATGCCTAGACAGTCTCTGGCCAGGGGCCAAGCACGCAATCTCTGCCGATCAGACTCTCACTCCTGGAAACCTGAATCTAAACAGTGACCCTGTTAGGCTTCCTTGATTCTGATGGCATCTCCCTGAAGCCGCTGCCTGTCAGTGGCTGGTGCCTGGATCTTCTTTCCAAGACCTAGATTTTCAGCTTTTCCTTTGATTCTTGCAAGCTACCCCCAGAATCTCATCTCTCACATGAGTAAGGGTATCTGCCGCTTGCGTCTGCCTGATATGGCATCTAAACACTCTGCAGTTTGAAGCAGAACAGGGAGGGCCAGGTCTTTGGACCAGAAAATGGCCAAAGAAATTGGGGAGAAGGGGATGCTATGGAAGGAAAATAGGAAGACGTGTGactttcatattaaaataagggggaattttcatatatatgaaaatttatatataaaattcctaaatatatacattagGGTAATCAATTTTGACTAAGTGGCTTTGCAGATCAACAGACAAACTTAGACAATAACAGAACATAAACTTcagaagctgggcgtggtggctcatgctcggAATCCCGGCACTTTGATAGGTTGATGCTGGCGGActgccagaccagcctgggcaacatggtgaaactccatctctacaagaagtatagaaattagccaggcataatggcgcatgtctgtagtcccggctatttgggaggctgaggtgggagcattgcttgagccatggaggctgaggctacagtgagccatggtcacaccaccgtacttcagcctgggcaacagagtaaccACTCAAGTCCCCCCACCCCAAGCTGAATGACGGGATTCAATTGCCTTTAATGGGGTTGGGGAGGGTGGGGGTCCACGCCTCTAACTGGCAGATACAGAGACAGTAAAGGAGGGGGATCAGACACCTCCTCACTCCCTCGCCTGGGGTCCTTGGGAAGGTCGCATTCCCCCCTTAGGCCTCATTTGTTCTGGCTCATTGCTCTCCAACGCTTGGCTCAGGGACAGGAGTACAAGTCCCCAGGCTCTAACCCAGCAGATTCTGATTCaagagggcaggctggagccttTGGAGTCTGCACTTTAGAAAGGTCCATGGAAGGACTGGGGTGGATTTGGGGGGTTCTCAAGATCAAGTGACCATCTGGAGTCTTTTGCACTTGAAAACACTTTCATTCTCTGCCTAGAAGGCATGGTATCTGGCTATCCAGTGAAAGTGCCCCAAGGGGAGGGGACGCTGAGTGTGACCAACCACCCTACTTTGCCCTGGACTGGGGTTTCCTAGGATGTGGAactttcagtgtttttattttatgttgtattttattttattttataagtttttcaagacagagtctcactctgtccctcaggctggagtgcagtggtgctacgGTTTGGCTGGGCtggtccccacccagatctcaccttgaattgtaataatccccacgtgtcaagggcggGGCCAGTGGAGGTCACTGAATCGAGGGggcggttcccccatactgttctcgtggtagtaagTCTCgcgagatatgatggttttacaaatgggagttcccctgcacacgctctctttcCCGCTGCCATGTAAGCCCTTTTGTTCTCCCTTGTCTTCCActatgactgtgaggcctccccagccatgtggaactgtaagtccattaagtctctttcctttacagattacccagtctcaggtatgtctttactagcagcatgagaatggactaatacaagtggTACAGCACcccacagctcacggcagccttcacctctcaggttcaaatgatctcccactccagcctcccaagtagctgggacaataggtgtGCTctgccatgcttggctaatttttttttgtatagatgaggtctcactatgttgcccaggctggtcttgaactcctgggctcaagcaatcctcctgcatgggcctcccaaagtgttcctGCACCTGGTCAGgacttttagttttaaaacagAGGATGGTCCCAGGCAAACTAGAACAAGttgtcactgcactgcactgaTGACATGTCTCAGGGTCATCCTGAGGGTATGGCAGGTTTGGACTTGAACctagctggggaggtggagggctGGAAGGAGGTGGTAGTTAGGGTGATTAGGTCCAAGCAGCCTAAGTTGGCTCTGACACCCGGATTTCTTGCCTTCATCAAGCCACTCGTTAACTCCTGACTGGAAAGCACCCTAGAAGGGACTTCTGCATTTTGTCATCAGAAAGCTTTAAATCGTCACTGAGAAACAACAAATGATCATGGCGTGGCTTCTCACTTCTGATCTGACTTCAGCCTTGCTAAAATTcctaagtagaaaaaaatgctcTGAGACCTCTGCTTCCTCCATGTTTCTCCAGGACTGAGGCTGTGCCTTGTTCATCTCCTGAGCCCCTGCAGCCAGCACAGGCCTGGCGCAATGTGGGCACATCTGTCACCCACCAGCCTGAAACTTGTTGATGGCTTCCCACCAGCTTAGAACAAAGACCCCAAACCCTTTCTATGGCCTGCAAGACTCCATggagcatggccctgcctgccctgctggttcatttcccactgcactccagccccactGGGCAGCTCTctgtccctcccatcacagggctTCCAtcatgctgttccctctacccAGGACACTGTTCCCTCCTCTCTGTACTGAGACAGAACACTGTCAACAGCAACTCCTACTCACCCTCCAGAGCCTCTGGCTTCATGTCTCAAGGACGCCTTCCCTGGACTCCCAACTCAATCCAAACTCCCGAATATAAAATGTCCCACTGTGGTacagcatgtgtgtgcacacacacatacacacacgcacacacacgcacacacatgcacacacatgcacacacaaacacacatgcatacacatgcacacacatgcacacacatgcacacacaaacacacacatatgcacaaacacacacatgcacacacatgcacacacaaacacacacatgcacacacatgcacacagcacCACACGGCTGCCAATTTCTCCTTTCCAAATCCTCCCTCCTCCTGGCTTCCCTCCTGGCGGCTGGGAAGGGAGTGCTTATTCCAGGAAGCCCCTCGTTAGGGAAGCCCGTCGATTTACTCACATGCCATTAGCTGGATGATGGAGGTTAGGACAAACCTCTCTCCCTGCTTCAGGCGGAAGAGCTGGAGCACGAAGATGAAGAAGGCGATGCAGCAGAGAATGGTGGAGAGGATCATCGTGGCCTGGACCGCCTGCAGCGTGGAGTACTCTGCGGGAAAAGGGTGGGGGCGCAGGACTGAGGACCTTGGCCAGCCGGCACTGCGGGGTGCACGGTGATTGCGGCAGCTCCAGAGTAGGGGTGACAGGAGGCAAACAGGCAGGGGTTCAGGCTGTCGTCTACACGGTCCGAGCACAAGGGCAGCCAAGGAGTCTTCCAGACCCCCCGCCCTTCACCTCCAGTGTCCATTTGACCGGACAATCCTCAGCACCCTTATCTGGAAGACGAGGCAAGAACCACTTGCTCTGCATTCTTCCCAGTCTGGGTCACAGCTCCCAAATGCTTGGCTCATGAACAGGGGATTCTTTTGAAGTACAAATCCCAGGTTCCAACGTGGTAGATTCTGACTCAAGAAGTCAGGCTGGGGCCTCGGGGGTCTACATTTTAGAGAGGGATTCTTGTGGACTCGGGGCTCACGGGACCGTGACCTTGTGAAATGCTCTGTGGACCCCATAGTAGCCTGCAGGTATCAGAGGCTGATCTTCACGGTCACTACTTACAAAGAGGAAGAGAGCTCCTTTCTTTTCAGGTCAGCCTTAACAGAGACTGGGGTGTGAAGGTTTGGGGCTCAGTACAGAGAAGTTTCAGTGGAGAAGGGAGGTCTAGGGTGGAGGGTGTCACATGGGGGCAGGTCACAGTGAAGCTATGCGTAGAAAGCTATGTGGCGTAGGGAAGGCGTCCTGCACATGGCTTACAGCCACCTtcgtgggcctcagtttcctcacctgtaaaatggggatacattttttttttttttgagacagggtctcactctgacatccaggctggagtgcagtggcacaaccatagatcactgcagccttgaactcttgggctcaagtgatcctcttgcctcagtctcctgtgtagctgggactacaggcatgtctggctaatttttaaaaaggttttgtagggatggagtctcgctatgttgctcacgctggtcttgaactctaaaATGGGGATACGAATAGCTCCTCCCTCATCGGGCTGGGAAGGGAGAGTAAACTCAACTATGTAAGGGGCTTTAGAGGGTGCAGGCAAGGTGGGAGTTCTGTATAAGAGCTGAATGCTGAATGTTA
The genomic region above belongs to Chlorocebus sabaeus isolate Y175 chromosome 5, mChlSab1.0.hap1, whole genome shotgun sequence and contains:
- the EMP2 gene encoding epithelial membrane protein 2, coding for MLVLLAFIIAFHITSAALLFIATIDNAWWVGDEFFADVWRICTNNTNCTVINDSFQEYSTLQAVQATMILSTILCCIAFFIFVLQLFRLKQGERFVLTSIIQLMACLCVMIAASIYTDRREDIHEKNMQFYYMTKGGSYGYSYILAWVAFACTFVSGMMYLILRKRK